The Altererythrobacter sp. H2 genomic sequence GGCGGCCTGCGTCGGGCCGTGCATTTCGTGCGGTTATTAGCGATTTGGCAAGTGCCCTGCCGTAAGACTTGGCCGGCAACCATGACCAGCACTTCGCCCCACCCCGCCCAAAGCGGCTCTGTCGATCAGCGCACCTGGCAGGCGCTGAGCCTGCGCTGGGCTGCGCTGCACGATGCGGCGGCAGCTGTCGCGGCTCTCGCGGGGCTGGCACCCGAGGTGCCCGAGCACGCCGTCCGCGCCTTTCCCGGGCTCGCCCGCGATGCCGGCGCCCGCCGGTTTGCCGCGGTGGAACAGGGTGTGGCGGACATTGCAGCAATCATGCAGCCGGGCCTTGCGGCCTTGCTGGCGGTCAACGCGCGCGGGCAGGATGCCCGGGTTCCGGCGCTGGCCCTGTGGCAGGAATTCCACGCCGCGCGGGCCGCGGTGCTCGGACTGGTTCCGGCGGAAGGCACTTCACGCAGGAGTGCCTGACAGGCCGGGCGAGCGGCAAGGGTTGACCTTGTTCGCACTATGTTCCAATGCTTGAGGTATGCCCCGGCCTGCTCCTGCACCCTTTTCTCCGCCCGATCCGGTGCCAGCAACAGACGCCAGTGCCGTCGCCCGCGGCATCGCTCGCCTGTTTGCCCGCAACGATATCTGGTGCCTGCCCGAAATGCCCCTGCGCAACGGGCGCCGGGCCGACCTGATGGGCATCGATGCCAAGGGGCAGGTGGTGATCGTGGAGATCAAGGTCGCGCGGGCGGACCTGCTGGGAGACGGCAAGTGGCCCGATTACCTGGATTTCTGTGACCGGTTTTTCTGGGGCTTGCCCCCCTTGCTCGACCGTTCGCCACTGGAGGGTGCCGACTTCCGGCCTGATTGCTGCGGCGTGATCGTGGCGGACGGCTACGATGCGGAGATTCTTCGTCCTGCGCCGCTCCATCCGCTCGCGCCGGCCCGCCGCAAGGTCGAGGTCGAACGGCTGGCCCGCGCGGCGCTGCGCCGGCAGCTGGTCGCCCGCGATCCGGATTGTGCGCCCTGGGTGCCGTCCGAATAGTCGCTGGAGATAGGCTCTGTTCGCGTGGGCTTCGCTGCGGCATAGGCTGGCGCGCATGAATGTCGCACTTATTCTGGCTGTCGTGACCTCCGCCCTGGCAATGACCGCGATTGTCGCGCTGCGCTATCTTGTCACCAGCGGGGCCTTTGCCTGGGCCACCAGCCATGTCCGCCCGGGGCTCTACGCCCGACTAAGGCCGCAGATCCGGCGTGAGATCGGCTGGTCGCTGCTGTCCGCCGCGATCTACGGCGTACCGGCCGGGGTGGTCGCCTGGGGCTGGCAGGAACGTGGCTGGACGCAGATATACACCGGGTTCGGCGACTATCCGCTGTGGTACCTGCCGGTTTCGCTGTTCATCTACCTCTTCCTGCACGACACCTGGTTCTACTGGACGCACCGCTGGATGCACCGTCCGCGGTGGTTCCGCATCGCCCATGCCGTGCACCATGACAGCCGCCCGCCGACAGCCTGGGCGGCCATGAGCTTCCATCCGATCGAGGCGCTGACCGGTGCCTTCGTGATCCCGGCCCTGGTGTTCTTCGTCCCGGTTCACGTGGCGGTGCTCGGGCTGGTACTGGCCACCATGACTGTTATGGGGGTGACCAATCACATGGGCTGGGAAATGTTCCCCCGCGCTCTTGTTAACTCCAGGTTGGGCAACTGGCTGATAACGGCCAGCCACCATCAGCGTCATCACGAGCAATATCTATGCAACTATGGCCTCTATTTCCGTTTCTGGGATCGCCTGTGCAAGACCGATCGCGGCCTGTCCGACAGCTTTGCGCGCTAGCGCTGGCCGGCGGGGCGATGGTGCTGTCCGGCGCGGCCGAGCCGGCCGGGGTCGATGTGACGGTGACGGTGGCGGAGATTCGCTCCACCAAAGGGGTGGTGCGCGCCTGCATGACGACCGACGCCGGGAAATTCCCCCGGTGCCGCGGGGTTGCCGGGGCCCACAGCGCGGTCGTTCCGGCCAAGGGTTCGGTCACCCTCACCTTCACCGGTGTGCAGCCCGGCCGCTATGCCATTGCCCTGCTGCATGACGAGAACAGCAACGGCAAGGCCGACCGTGCGCTGGGAATGATGCCGAAGGAAGGGTTCGGCTTCTCGCGTGATGCCAAGGTCCAGATGGGGCCGCCCAAGTTCGGCGATGCGGTGTTCGAAGTCGGCGCGGCCCCGGTCAGGCAGTCGATCCGGATGCGATACATGCTCTGATCCTGTGCTGCCGGCACCATGACGTCATCCGGAAAGGTGTGCGCGCAACTTAACGGTATGTTTACCATGGCCCGCCAGAACAGGTTCTCGAACCACATGGGGGCTTGGCTCAGGTCATGGACACACTGCGCGGACACTTCGACGCATCACGGCTGGATGACGACGGGCGCGACGATTATCCCGGCGATGACGATACCGGAATCGAATCGCCACCGGCGGGCATCGGAACCGACGAACGCCGGATGCAGGTGCGCGCCTACAATTTCTGGGCGAGCCAGCTGCAGGATCGCAATTTTCCGTCGATCGAGGAACTCGAGCCGGACCAGTTGCCTGATTTCGGGCCCTACAGCGTGCTGCTCGACTTCTCCGCCGGGATCGACAACCCGGCCGTGCAATATCTCGGGCGCGAACTGGCGCGCGAATGCGGCACCGACAATGCAATCGGCCAGCTGTCGGATGTGCCTGCTCGCTCTCTGCTGAGCCGGATTACCGACCATTACCTCCAGATTATCGCAAACCAGGCGCCGATCGGATTCGAAGCCGAATTCGTCAACCAGCGCGGGGCAACGATTCTCTACCGGGGGATCCTGCTGCCGTTCTCAAGCGACGACGACACCATCGACTTCATTTACGGCGTGATCAACTGGAAGGAAATGGCCGACCAGATGACGTCGGACGAGCTCCTGCTGGAGATCGACCAGGCGCTGGAAGAAGCCGCCGATCCGGTCCCGCTGCCGCAACTCGGCCAGCAGGACATTGCATTTCCCGTGACCGACTGGGCCGATGGCCCTGGTGCCGTCGTGGCCGATTTGCCGCTGTCCACCTACGACGACGGCGAATTCGATGATGGCTATGACGGTGATCCGCTGCCGCAGCCCCTGTTCGGCATGGATGTCGAGGCGTTGCTGGAGGATGAGGACGACGATGATGCCGCCGAGGAGGATGTCGCCGAATCGCGCTTCGCCTCGTTGCTTGGTGCCTCGCCGCGCCCTTCGGGCGCTTATGATCCCGCAGAAGACGATTGGGCGGAAGAACCGGCCGGCTTCGACGTCGAACTCGACATCGACCAGGAAGCCGATTTGGCCGGATATGATGCCGAAATTGCCGTTGCCGACAGCGATCTGCCGGGCGCAGGGCATTCGCCGGGTCCGTTCGAGGCCGTGGTGGAACCGGGCGAGGCGGCCGATGGTGACGGCGCGAGCGCGCCTGAAGCAGGCTTTGCCGATGGTGCGGAAGACGGCCCCGTCGGCCTTTACGACTGTCTCGCGGCAGCGCGCGAGCTGGCCCACGCCGCCCGTAGCAGCGAGGATCGCAGCCGAGCCGCCTTGTACGAGGCAGTGGGCCGCGCTTACGATGTCAGCCTGGCTGCGATGGAAGAGCCGCAGGAATTTGCCGATCTGGTCGCCGAAAACGGCCTGACCGTGCAGGACCGCGCGCCGATGACGCCAGTCGTCAAGCTGGTGTTCGGTGCCGATTACGACAAGACCCGCCTGACCGAATATGCGGCCGTGCTGTCCCATGCGCATCGCAGCGGGATCGAGCGGGGCGGGTTGACGCGCTTTCTGCGCCAGGCCGAAGGCGGCCTCAAGGGGGTGGTCCAGGCCGAGCGCCGCCTCCGCCGCGAGGAAGCAGGCAAACCAGCCGAGGCCGCCGACGGCCCCCGCGAAGCACTGGCCCGCAAGTTGCGCGAGATGGAGCCACGTGGCTTCGGCGACATCGCCCCGGAGGGCAGTGAATTCGGCCTGGTGATGATCCGCCGGCTCGAAAGTGGCGAGATTGTCGTGCTCGGCGAAGTACCGGACGACGTGTCGCTGGTGGAGCGGGCCGCGCGCCGCCTGCTCGGCTGATCATTCACCCCTGAACAGCGATCCATCCGGTACCGTCGAAAAGCATGGCACCCCTCCTTGCTGCCCGCTAGAGGGAAGCCGGTATGGCTTTCGGCAGAGGAACACGGCGCATGGGCTGGATCGGCTGGACCGCTACCATCGTGCTCGTTCTGGTCGTGGCTCTGCTTGGCGCATGGCGATATGCCCACGCCACCGGTGCGGTCGGCCTGCTCGAATGGGCGGATCGCACGATCGGCACCACGCAAGGAACCGCCGTTGCGGCCAGCGGCGTCGCTTTCGGCGATGATCCTGCGCAAAGGCTCGACATCATTGCTCCCAACACACCGGGGCCGCACCCGGTGATCGTGTTTTTCCACGGCGGCGGCTGGCATTCGGGCAGGCCGGAAGACTACCGCTTCGTTGGCCGCACCTTCGCCCGCGCCGGCTATGTCGTGGTCCTGCCCGGCTATCGCCTTGGGCCCGAGGGCATCTACCCCCGCATGCTGGAGGACGGCGCGGCAGCACTGGCCTGGACCAACGCTGAGATTGCCCGCTTCGGCGGCGATCCCCGGCAGGTGATCCTGATGGGTCATTCCGCCGGCGCGCATACCGCAACGATGCTGGGGCTCGAGCGGCAGTGGCTGGGCCAGCAGGGCCTGCCCGATGGCTTCGTCAAGGCCGTCGTCGGCCTCGCCGGTCCCTACGATTTCCATCCCTTCACCAGCGATTCTGCCCGCAATGCGTTTGGCCACGTGCGCGATCCGGCGGCGACGCAGCCTATCACCTTCGTGCGCGGCGATGCCCCGCCGATGCTGCTGCTGACCGGCGATGCAGACACCACGGTGAAACCGCGCAACAGCCGCGTGCTGGCCAAGGCCCTGACCGACGCCGGGGCGCGGGCGGAACTGGTTATCCTGCCTCAGGTCGATCACGCCGGGCCCGTGCTCAAGCTGGCCCGCCCCTTTGCCAGAGACACGCGGGTGCGCGATGCCGCGCTCGGTTTCCTCGACACCCTGCCTGAGGCTTCAGTTCCGGTTCAGGCAGAAATGCGCTAGCCTGCCGCAATGCGCCTCCCCGCCCTCCTGTTCGCCCGCTGTCTTGCCATTCTCGCTGCGTTTTCGCTGGTGGCGACCCCGGCACAGGCGCAATCGATCCTGCGCGATGCGGAGACCGAGGCGCTGCTGCAGGACATGGCCGCTCCGCTGGTCGAGGCCGCCGGTCTCGCCCCGGGTAACGTCGACATCGTCCTGATCAACGACCGTTCGATCAACGCTTTCGTGGCGGGCGGCCAGGCGATCTACATTCACACCGGCCTGATTGAGGCGGCGGATACCGCCAACGAGGTGCAGGGCGTGATCGCCCACGAACTGGGCCACATCACCGGTGGGCACATCATCCGCTATGACGAAGGTGCCAGCAACGCGACCGGGATTTCGATCCTGTCCCTGCTGATCGGCGTCGGCGCCGCGCTGGCCGGGGCGGGTGACGCAGCGATCGGCGCGATCATGGCCGGGCAGCGTGCAGCAATGGGCAAATTCCTCGCCTTCACGCGGGTGCAGGAATCCTCTGCCGACGCGGCCGGGGCGGAATATCTTTCCCTTGCCGGGATTTCCGGGCGCGGCTCGCTGGCCTTCTTCAAGAAGCTGCAGAACCAGGAATTCCGCTACGGCGTGAGCCAGGATGACGAGCAGGCCTTCGTCCGCACCCACCCGCTGACCGGTGACCGGCTTTCCACCCTGCGTGATGTCTACGAAAGAGACCCGGCCTGGACAGCGCCTGACGATCCGGTGCTCCAGCGCCGGTTCGAGCGGATCAAGGCCAAGCTCTACGGCTATCAGGCAGAACCGCAGCGCGTGCTCCAGGCCTTTCCTGAACAGCGCCAGGATGTGCCGGCGCGCTATGCCCGGGCCTATGCCTGGCACAAGGAGGCCCTGATGGACAGGGCGCTGGTGGAGGTCGAGAGCCTGCTGGCAACCGATCCGGACGATCCCTATTTCCTCGAACTCAAGGGCCAGGTCCTGCTCGAATCGGGCCGCCCGGCTGAGGCCATCGCGCCCCTGCGCCGCGCGACCGAGCTGTCTTCCCACCAGCCGCTGATCGCGTCCATGTTCGGGCATGCCTTGCTGGCGACCGAGGATTCGAGCCATCACCCGGAGGCCGAGCGGGTCTTGCGGGCGGCGGTTTCGCGTGATCGCTACAACCCGTTTGCCTGGTACCAGCTGGGCGTGGTGTTTGCCGCACGGGGCGACATTCCCCGGGCGCGGCTCGCCAGCGCCGAACAGCAGGTCATGAGCCGGCAGTATACCCTTGCGCTGCGCAGTGCCCAGGCGGCCGAGGCAGGCCTGCCCCGGGGCACCCCCGACTGGATCCGGGCGCAGGACATTTCGCTCCAGGCCCGCGCTGCGCTTGAACAGCAGCGCGACCGCCGCTAGCCCCGGACACATGGCACGCACCCTGTTTCTCACCGCGCTGGTCGCGCTCCTGTCCGGCTTCGGCGGGGCGGCCCTGTGGTCGCTGAGCGGCCTGGGAGATAGCCAGGTGCGCCAGTACCTTGTCGCCAACCCCGATATCCTGCCTGAAATGGCCGAGGCGTTCGAGCAGCAGCAGTCGGCCAAGCGGCTCGCTGACGTGGGCGACGATGTCACCCGCGCTTTCCCCGGTGCGGTGCTGGGCAATCCGCAGGGCACGGTCACGCTGGTCGAGTTCACCGACTATGGCTGCACCTATTGCCGGACCAGCCTGCCGCACGTCGAGCAGCTGATTGCCGCCAATCCGCAGCTCAAGGTGGTGATCCGCGAATGGCCGATCTTCCAGGGCAGCGAGGAAGCCGCCCGGATGGCGCTGGCAGCGGCGAAGCAGGGCAAATACACCGCCTTCCACAACGCCATGTTCATCCAGGGTCCGCCCAATCCCGCGCGGGTGGAAGCGGCGGCACGCTCGGCCGGGCTCGATCTGGCAGCGGCCCGGGCCTATGCGGTCTCGCCTGAGGTCGATGTGGAGATCGCCCAGAACCGTGCCCTGGCAGATCAGCTCGGCTTCACCGGCACGCCCAGCTGGGTGGCAGGCGGGCAGACCCTGGTCGGCGCGGTCGGCCCGGAATCGCTGCAGCGGGCGATCGATCAGGCAAAGGGCACCTGAGATGCGCGCGCTGCTCGCGATCATCGCGGGCGCGATGCTTGTCTTGGCCAGCCCGCCACTGGCCCGCGCCGGGCAAGCTTCACCCTATCTGTTTCTCCAGCAGCGCGATCAGGCGCTGTTTCACGCCGGGTGGCGGCTGGTGACGGGCAACGCACCGTTCTGCACCCGCACGGTGCCGGCGACCGGGCTCCTGCTTCACGACGCCGCTACCTACCCCGATCCGCCCGCTGCCCGCGCCGCGCTTGGCCTTGCGGGGGACGTAGCGGTGCAGGCAGTGGCGGCTGGATCCCCGGCAGCTCGCAGCAACGTGCCGGTTGGCGCTACGCTGAAGCGGCTGGAGGCGCGCGATCTTGCCGCCGCGTTCCCGCCGTCGCAGCCGCCATGGCAGCGGCTTCTGGAAATCGAAGCCGCGCTGGAGCAGGCGCTGGCTCGCGCGGGCGAAGCCAAACTGACGTGGGAGGAGGCCGGCGGCAGCCTTGCCTCTGCTGCCGTTCGGTCGGTCCCCGCCTGTCACAGCCGGTTCGAAGTGACCGGAATCGGCGAGCGGGCTGCGGCAGACGGGGAACGGGTGCTGGTCGGGGACCGGTTCCCGGGGTTTGACTGGCCGGAGGAGGAATTCGCCGCTGCCGTGGCCCATGAACTGGCGCACAATCTGCTCGGCCACCGTGCCTGGCTGGACCGGCACGGGCGCAGCCGGAGCAATGTCCGCCGGACGGAGGAAGAAGCTGACCGCCTGGCCCCGTGGTTGCTGGCCAACGCGGGCTACGATCCCGCAGCCGCGGTGCGCATGATGCGCCGCTGGGGCCCGGACCACGGCGGGGGCTTGCTGCGCAAGCGCACCCACGCCGGGTGGGACGAACGCGCGGAGATGATCGCTGGCGAACTGCCGCTGATCGATCGCGCGCGGGCTAGTGAAGGCAGGGCTGACTGGTCTCGCTATTTCCGCCGGGAGACCGGCGGATAGCCCTTATTCGGCGGCTTCGGCCTGCGGTTCATCGAACTTGTAGAGCGTGCGCAGCGGGCGGGCCATGACCCGGCGGACCATCGGCTCGAAGAACGCAAGCGGCTCGCTCTGGTAGTCAGGGTCGAACGCGCACTGGTCATACTTCTCGCAGAATTCGGCGCAGGCCTCGAAATGCTCGTGATCGCGGAATTTCTCGCGCGAATTCTGGTCCATGCCGAGATAATGGAAGTAGTAATAGCCCTGGAAATGGCCGTGGTTCTGGCAGATCCAGTGCAGCTCCTCGCGCACGAACGGCTTGATGATCGCGGCGGCCACATCAGGGTGGTTGTAGCTTCCCAGGGTATCGCCGATGTCGTGCAGCAGGGCCATGACGACATATTGCTCGTCCCGCCCGTCGCGGTGCGCGCGGGTGGCGGTCTGCAGCGAATGCTCCAGCCGGTCGACCGGGAAGCCGCCGAAATCGCCATCGAGCAGGCGCAGGTGGTCAAGCACCCGGTCAGCCACGCCCGGGGCGAATTCCTTGAAATGTGTGCCGATGATCGCCCAGTCTTCGGCCGTGCCTTCCTTCATCGCCCGGAACTTCGCCCGTTCATGCGCGCCCTGTTCCAGCGTTTCGCCTGTGCTCATGGCCTCTCTCCTTCGGCGCAGAGTGTAGCGCACGCGCCCGGCAGCGCAAAACACATCTGACGCTCGTGCAGAAATCGGCTAAGACCGGCAGTGATGGCCCTGATGCCCTTTCAGCCCACGCCGTTCTTCGCCGACAAGAACCGGGCGTTCTGGACCCTGCAGTTCGCCGGCTGGGGCGGGGTGCTGCTGCTGCGCGCCATGTCGGCCTTTGCCAATGGCCAGCCCGCCAGTTTCCTGGTGCTGATCCTGATCACCACGATCACCGGCTTCTCGCTCAGCCTGCTGCTGTCGCCGATTTTCCGCCAGCTGATCAATCGCCGTCCGCTGGTCACCTGGGGCGCGACGACAGCGGTGCTGCTGGTCGCGGTCAGCCTCCACGCCTTCATCGACAGCTGGGTGCTGGGGCTTTACAGCAGCAATGCGGAAACGGGCTTTGCCCAGCTGTTCATCGGGATATTCTTCCTCAACCTGTCGCTGCTGGGGGCCTGGTCGGCGCTCTATTACGCGATCAACTTCTTCCTCCAGGTGGAGGAGCAGGCTGACCGGCTGGAGCGGCTGGAGGCGCAGGCCACCAGCGCGCAGCTCGCCATGCTGCGCTACCAGCTCAACCCGCATTTCCTGTTCAATACGCTGAATTCGATCAGCACGCTGGTGCTGCTCGAGCAGACCGAGCCGGCCAATGCCATGCTCACCCGCCTGTCGGGCTTCCTGCGCCATACCCTGCTGACCGAGCTGACCGGCACGATCCCACTGGCAGAGGAGGTCGAGACCCTGCAGCTCTATCTCGACATCGAGCGGATGCGGTTCGAGGAACGGCTGCGCACGCACTTCGATATCGAGCCTGCTGCCGAACAGGCCCTGCTGCCCGCCATGCTGCTGCAGCCGCTGGTCGAAAACGCCATCAAGTATGCCGTCACCCCGCAGGAAGAAGGCGCGCGAATCACCGTTTCGGCCAAGGTGCTGGGCAACCGGTTGCGGGTGGCGGTTTCCGACACCGGGCCCGGTGCGCAGGGCCCGGGGCGGCGCCCCCTGCCGGATGCGGTGACCGGGCGGCGCACTGTCTCGACCGGCGTCGGCCTGCCCAATATCCGCAACCGTCTGGCGCAGGCTTACGGCGAAGAGCACCGGTTCGAGATACGCACGCCTCCCGAAGGCGGGTTCACCGTCATCATCGAGATTCCCTATGAAACGGCGGAGAAAACTGCACCGATGTCGGCACCGACACGCATGGCAAGCGTTCCCGCTCCGAGCCAGCCCGGGCTGGCCGCTGCCCCCACTCCTGGAGCCCTGACATGACCATCCGCACTGTTCTCGTCGATGATGAAAAACTCGCCATCCAGGGCCTGCAACTGCGGCTCGAGCGGTTCGAGGACGTCGAGATCATCGCCACTTGCGCCAACGGGCGCGAGGCGATCCGCACGATCAAGACCGAAAAGCCCGATCTCGTCTTTCTCGACATCCAGATGCCGGGGTTTGACGGGTTTTCGGTGGTCAAGGGCGTGATGGAAATCGAGCCGCCGCTGTTCGTGTTCGTCACCGCCTTCGAGGAGCACGCCATTCGCGCGTTCGAGGCCAATGCGGTGAATTACCTGATGAAGCCGGTCGACGAGGTCAAGCTGGCCGACACGATCGAGCGGGTCCGCCAGCGGCTGGCCGAAAAGCGCGGGGTTGAGGAAGCTGAAAAGCTGATGACCGTGCTCAGCGAGGTTGCCCCCGAAGCGGCCGAGGAGTTCGTCGAGAGTGATGGATCGGCCGACAGCGCCGACCGGTTCGAGAAACTGATCAACATCAAGGACCGCGGGCAGATCTTCCGCGTCGAAGTGGCGTCGATCGAGCATA encodes the following:
- a CDS encoding MmcB family DNA repair protein codes for the protein MPRPAPAPFSPPDPVPATDASAVARGIARLFARNDIWCLPEMPLRNGRRADLMGIDAKGQVVIVEIKVARADLLGDGKWPDYLDFCDRFFWGLPPLLDRSPLEGADFRPDCCGVIVADGYDAEILRPAPLHPLAPARRKVEVERLARAALRRQLVARDPDCAPWVPSE
- a CDS encoding sterol desaturase family protein; protein product: MNVALILAVVTSALAMTAIVALRYLVTSGAFAWATSHVRPGLYARLRPQIRREIGWSLLSAAIYGVPAGVVAWGWQERGWTQIYTGFGDYPLWYLPVSLFIYLFLHDTWFYWTHRWMHRPRWFRIAHAVHHDSRPPTAWAAMSFHPIEALTGAFVIPALVFFVPVHVAVLGLVLATMTVMGVTNHMGWEMFPRALVNSRLGNWLITASHHQRHHEQYLCNYGLYFRFWDRLCKTDRGLSDSFAR
- a CDS encoding DUF2141 domain-containing protein, with translation MVLSGAAEPAGVDVTVTVAEIRSTKGVVRACMTTDAGKFPRCRGVAGAHSAVVPAKGSVTLTFTGVQPGRYAIALLHDENSNGKADRALGMMPKEGFGFSRDAKVQMGPPKFGDAVFEVGAAPVRQSIRMRYML
- a CDS encoding PAS domain-containing protein, translated to MDTLRGHFDASRLDDDGRDDYPGDDDTGIESPPAGIGTDERRMQVRAYNFWASQLQDRNFPSIEELEPDQLPDFGPYSVLLDFSAGIDNPAVQYLGRELARECGTDNAIGQLSDVPARSLLSRITDHYLQIIANQAPIGFEAEFVNQRGATILYRGILLPFSSDDDTIDFIYGVINWKEMADQMTSDELLLEIDQALEEAADPVPLPQLGQQDIAFPVTDWADGPGAVVADLPLSTYDDGEFDDGYDGDPLPQPLFGMDVEALLEDEDDDDAAEEDVAESRFASLLGASPRPSGAYDPAEDDWAEEPAGFDVELDIDQEADLAGYDAEIAVADSDLPGAGHSPGPFEAVVEPGEAADGDGASAPEAGFADGAEDGPVGLYDCLAAARELAHAARSSEDRSRAALYEAVGRAYDVSLAAMEEPQEFADLVAENGLTVQDRAPMTPVVKLVFGADYDKTRLTEYAAVLSHAHRSGIERGGLTRFLRQAEGGLKGVVQAERRLRREEAGKPAEAADGPREALARKLREMEPRGFGDIAPEGSEFGLVMIRRLESGEIVVLGEVPDDVSLVERAARRLLG
- a CDS encoding alpha/beta hydrolase, encoding MGWIGWTATIVLVLVVALLGAWRYAHATGAVGLLEWADRTIGTTQGTAVAASGVAFGDDPAQRLDIIAPNTPGPHPVIVFFHGGGWHSGRPEDYRFVGRTFARAGYVVVLPGYRLGPEGIYPRMLEDGAAALAWTNAEIARFGGDPRQVILMGHSAGAHTATMLGLERQWLGQQGLPDGFVKAVVGLAGPYDFHPFTSDSARNAFGHVRDPAATQPITFVRGDAPPMLLLTGDADTTVKPRNSRVLAKALTDAGARAELVILPQVDHAGPVLKLARPFARDTRVRDAALGFLDTLPEASVPVQAEMR
- a CDS encoding M48 family metalloprotease; amino-acid sequence: MRLPALLFARCLAILAAFSLVATPAQAQSILRDAETEALLQDMAAPLVEAAGLAPGNVDIVLINDRSINAFVAGGQAIYIHTGLIEAADTANEVQGVIAHELGHITGGHIIRYDEGASNATGISILSLLIGVGAALAGAGDAAIGAIMAGQRAAMGKFLAFTRVQESSADAAGAEYLSLAGISGRGSLAFFKKLQNQEFRYGVSQDDEQAFVRTHPLTGDRLSTLRDVYERDPAWTAPDDPVLQRRFERIKAKLYGYQAEPQRVLQAFPEQRQDVPARYARAYAWHKEALMDRALVEVESLLATDPDDPYFLELKGQVLLESGRPAEAIAPLRRATELSSHQPLIASMFGHALLATEDSSHHPEAERVLRAAVSRDRYNPFAWYQLGVVFAARGDIPRARLASAEQQVMSRQYTLALRSAQAAEAGLPRGTPDWIRAQDISLQARAALEQQRDRR
- a CDS encoding DsbA family protein; amino-acid sequence: MARTLFLTALVALLSGFGGAALWSLSGLGDSQVRQYLVANPDILPEMAEAFEQQQSAKRLADVGDDVTRAFPGAVLGNPQGTVTLVEFTDYGCTYCRTSLPHVEQLIAANPQLKVVIREWPIFQGSEEAARMALAAAKQGKYTAFHNAMFIQGPPNPARVEAAARSAGLDLAAARAYAVSPEVDVEIAQNRALADQLGFTGTPSWVAGGQTLVGAVGPESLQRAIDQAKGT
- a CDS encoding HD domain-containing protein gives rise to the protein MSTGETLEQGAHERAKFRAMKEGTAEDWAIIGTHFKEFAPGVADRVLDHLRLLDGDFGGFPVDRLEHSLQTATRAHRDGRDEQYVVMALLHDIGDTLGSYNHPDVAAAIIKPFVREELHWICQNHGHFQGYYYFHYLGMDQNSREKFRDHEHFEACAEFCEKYDQCAFDPDYQSEPLAFFEPMVRRVMARPLRTLYKFDEPQAEAAE
- a CDS encoding sensor histidine kinase, producing the protein MALMPFQPTPFFADKNRAFWTLQFAGWGGVLLLRAMSAFANGQPASFLVLILITTITGFSLSLLLSPIFRQLINRRPLVTWGATTAVLLVAVSLHAFIDSWVLGLYSSNAETGFAQLFIGIFFLNLSLLGAWSALYYAINFFLQVEEQADRLERLEAQATSAQLAMLRYQLNPHFLFNTLNSISTLVLLEQTEPANAMLTRLSGFLRHTLLTELTGTIPLAEEVETLQLYLDIERMRFEERLRTHFDIEPAAEQALLPAMLLQPLVENAIKYAVTPQEEGARITVSAKVLGNRLRVAVSDTGPGAQGPGRRPLPDAVTGRRTVSTGVGLPNIRNRLAQAYGEEHRFEIRTPPEGGFTVIIEIPYETAEKTAPMSAPTRMASVPAPSQPGLAAAPTPGALT
- a CDS encoding LytR/AlgR family response regulator transcription factor, with the protein product MTIRTVLVDDEKLAIQGLQLRLERFEDVEIIATCANGREAIRTIKTEKPDLVFLDIQMPGFDGFSVVKGVMEIEPPLFVFVTAFEEHAIRAFEANAVNYLMKPVDEVKLADTIERVRQRLAEKRGVEEAEKLMTVLSEVAPEAAEEFVESDGSADSADRFEKLINIKDRGQIFRVEVASIEHIEAAGDYMCIYTGDNSLILRETMKDLERRLDPRTFQRVHRSTIVNLDQVRQVRPHTNGECFLVLESGAEVKVSRSYRDVVARFVH